TGAATCGGGAAATCGCTTGTCGCAAGAGAGTAGAGAGCCAACTGTTTGCTGAAAAGGAACTGGCACAGGTCACACTGCATTCCATCGGCGATGCCGTGATCACTACTGACAAAGAAGGTCGGATCAACTATCTGAATCCCGTTGCAGAAGCCCTTACTGGCTGGTCCGAAGCCGAAGCCCGGGGGCTTCTGATGCCGGAGGTTTTCCGTATTATCAATGAGCAGACTCGCGAGCCGGTAGAGAATCCGGTAGTGCGGGTATTAGCCAGTGGACAAACTGTAGGATTGGCAAGTCAAACGGTGTTGCTGCATCGGGATGGTACAGAGTTTGCCATTGAGGATTCGGCTGCGCCCATTCGGGACAGGAATGGCCGGCTTATCGGGACTGTCATGGTTTTCCATGATGTCACCCATGCCCGCAGGCTCGCGGCAGAGGTGTCATACCAGGCAAGCCACGACAATCTTACAGGGTTGCTCAACCGGCATGCCTTTGAGCAACGGCTGCGGAGCCTGCTGGAGGAACCGGTGGGACTGGATGGCTCCCACAGCCTTATGTTTCTCGATCTCGACCAGTTCAAGGTGATCAACGATACCTGTGGACACATGGCGGGTGATGCCTTGTTGCGCGTTCTTGGGCCCGTTTTTAAGAAACACCTTAGACAGTCTGACCTGCTGGCACGCCTGGGGGGTGACGAATTCGGCGTATTGCTTCAGGATTGTCCCGCGCCCGTTGCCAAGCGGATTGCCAGAGCTCTCAAAGCAGAGCTCGAAGACCTAAATTTTACCTGGGAAGGCAAGCCCTTCCGCGTCGGCCTGAGCATTGGCCAGGTTAACTTCAGCGACAATAGCTGGTCGCTGGCCGACCTGCTCAGCGCCGCCGACAACGCCTGCTATCTGGCCAAGGAAAATGGCCGCAACCGGATCCATCTCTACAGCATGGACGACCAGGCTCTTGCTCGCAGGTTTCGGCAAACGCAATGGGTGGGACGTATCAGTGAGGCGTTTGAGGAAAACAGGTTCCGCCTGCATTGCCAGGCCATCGTGCCAACCTCCGTGTCTTCGGCGCAGCCTGAAGAGGGAGCGCATTTCGAACTGTTGCTCCGTCTCCACGATAAAGACGGGAAACTGGTACTGCCCATGGCTTTTATCCCGGCCGCGGAACGATTTAGCCTGATGGTCAGAATTGATCGATGGGTGCTCCAGACGGCCTTCGCCAAGCTTGCAAAGGCCGGACCCGGAAACGTTGCGACCTGCAGCATTAACCTGTCCGGGGCATCCCTCGGGGATGAGGGCTTCCTGCCGTTTATAAACGAATGTTTTGCGCGCTTTGATGTTTCCCCGCGAATTATCTGCTTTGAGATTACCGAAACGGAGGCCATTGCGAATCTGACCAAGGCACGTTTTATTATCCAGAGCCTGAAGACACTCGGATGCCGTTTTTCCCTCGACGATTTCGGGAGCGGGATGTCGTCCTTCGGCTACCTGAAAAACCTGCCGGTGGACTACCTTAAAATCGATGGCACGTTTATCAGGAACCTCGTAAGCGATCCTATTGACCATGCCATGGTGACGGCCATCAACAATATTGGCCATGTGATGGGGTTGAAGACGATTGCCGAATTCGTCGAGAGCGCCAGTGTCTTGCGGGTGCTGAATGAACTTGGTGTGAATTACGTGCAGGGCTACTATATTGCAAGGCCCGAGCCTCTTGAAACCTACCTTGCAAAATTGAAGTCACCAGCGAGTCAGGGCCTTGGGATAGCAAAGACAGGGCTCTGATCCACCCAACCCGCAGGGAGAAATCTATGGACCGCCGAATCAATGTGACGTCGCCACTGGTCATCCTCCACGGCGACGAAATGGCCCAGGTTGCTTTCGAGCAGATTCTCGAAAAATTCGTTACTGCGCGCCTGGACATCCGGCTCGAGGAAATCGACCTGTCCGCGGAACACCGCCTACTGACCAATGGTCAGGCAGTGACTGACGCCATCGATGCTCTTCAGCGCCATGGGGTAGGGGTGAAGAACGCCGGCATGACCGTTAACCGCCAGCAACTGGAGGAGCTTCTCCGCAAGCATCCTGATGTGGACTCCGACAACCTTCACCCACTGGCCACCAAATCCCCGAACGGCGCCATCCGCAAAGGCATCAGTGGCAATATCACCCGTGAGGACATCCAGTTCCGCAATCTCAACATCCGCCGCCCGGACTGGATCGGTCGTGACATCGAAGTAGACACCATGGAATGCGGCGGCATCAAGGACAGCTTCAACCAGTTGTCCCAGGCTACCGGCGTGGTAAAACTGATGTTCGTGGGCCGTAGTGGCGACCCGGTGGAATTGCACCGCCGTGAAGTCCGCAAGGGAGACCCCTGGCTACTGGCCACCAACGACGTTGAGGACGTAAAAGCCTGGGCTCACCGTTTCTTCCAGCGCGCCATCGACGAGAAACGGGATGTCTACCTCGGCCTGAAAGACACCGTTATTCCCGGCTACGACGGTGCCATGCGCACGGTGATTGAAGACATCTATACAAGTGACTACCGCAAACAGATCAAGGAGCTTGGGCTCAACTACTACTACGAGCTGATTGATGCCCAGGCCGCGCGCATTGTCTCAAACCCGCCAGAGCGAGCCCTGTGGGGCGTACCCGACAATACCACCGGGCGTAAGCTGTTCAAACTGGTCAACCACCTGCGGGAGTTCGGCATTCCCAGTCGGGGTGCCCACGTGTCCATTTCCCGCATGAGCGCCGGTGGCGGCGATCAGTACGGCAGCTTCAACATGCCGGCGCAGGAAGACGGCATCCTCAAGGTAATTGTTGACGGCGACGAGAAACACGCCCGCCGTGTCATGAAAGGTGACCCCATTCTACTCATGTCCAACGATCGTGAAGCCATCAAGGACTGGGTGTCCCAGGTGTTTCGCGATGCCTCCCGCAAGGACAAAGAGGTCTATTTCGGTCTCAAGCGCGAGTACATGGAATACGACGAAGTCTTCAGCGACGTCATTACCGAAGTGCGGCGGGAACTGGCCCGGGATCACACGCCTCCGCCGTCGTTCATGATCATGCGTCCGTCCAGCCAGCTCAAGAAGATGATTACTGATCCCCCGAGAAACGCCCTTTATCCCTCCCAGAACCTGGACGGCGACATCTTCTCGGACATCTCGGCTGCACTCGGCGGCAGCCTGGCCACCGCCAGCTCCATCATCGAGAGCAAGGACGGCACCATGCTCTTTGAGGCGCCCCATGGCACCGCCCATGACCTCTACCTGAAATACCTGGAGAGCGATGGCCGTGACGCACACTTTAACCCTTCTGCCCTGATTTTCGCGCTGGCTAACGCCCTGGAAACCCTGGGCGAGCGCGAGGGCAATGCGCCCCTGAGTGAATACGCCATCAACCTCAAGGCGGCACTGACCGACACCGTCGACAGAGGCATTGTCACCGCCGATCTCAAGGGCAAGACCGTCGATCCGGATTCGGAGCAGGTGGTGGATATGGCAGGCTTTCTGGACGCTGTAGAAGCCGCGCTCCAGTAATATTCCGCTTGACCAATCCTGTCAGGCGGCCTTAACTTGAGGCAACGGTACTGCCGGCAGCCGCCAGTTTACGGGGCGCCGCCGGGCAGGATTCTGGCACCGGTGGTTGGCCATTGATGGCCACGGGCAAAACCTATAAGCAGGGAACGCCGCCATGTCACACGCGGAACAGCTTTACCCGACTCTCGTTGTGGAAGCCAATTCGCCGGAAGACTGGCTGGATGCCTTCAGGGAGGTCCGGCTCGCCAGCGAACAGTTGTGCAGTCCGCTGGAGACGGAAGATTACGTCATCCAGAGCATGGACGACGTCAGTCCGCCAAAATGGCACCTTGCCCACGTTACCTGGTTCTTCGAGGCCTTCCTGCTAAAGCCGTTCCTTAAGGGTTATGTACCCCTGAACGAGGCTTATGACCACCTGTTCAATTCCTATTACGAAACCCACAGCAACCCCTTTCCCCGGCCCCGGCGAGGCCTGCTGTCCCGACCGACGGTAGCCAATGTCTATCGTTACCGTCGTTATGTGGATGACGCTATGGGATTGCTACTGAATAACCCGCCTGCGGAGCATAGCCAGGCCATTGCAGAACGGGTCTGTCTGGGCATTCACCATGAACAGCAGCACCAGGAACTGCTGGCGATGGATATCAAGCACATACTGGCCCAGAACCCGCTGCAGCCGGTCTACAGTAAACGTTTGCAGGCCCCGCCCGGTGGGCAGCCGATGCCCATGGGCTGGCGGGCCTACGAAGGTGGTCTGGTTACCATCGGCCTGAAAGAGGATGGGGTCGAGTTTGCGTTTGACAACGAACGGCCGGCCCATCGCCAGTACCTTGAACCCTTCGAACTGGCTACGCGTCCGGTGACCAACCAGGACTATATACGTTTCATGGAGCAGGGCGGTTACCAGGATCCGGCATTGTGGCTCTCGGACGGCTGGCACCTGATCCGGGAGAACGGCTGGACAGCGCCCCTGTATTGGGCCAGGGATGGCGAACAGTGGTACCAGTTCACCCTGACCGGTTGGCGCAAAGTAGACCCCCTTGCGCCGGTATGCCATGTCAGTTTTTACGAGGCTGATGCCTTTGCACGTTGGGCGGGGGCTCGCTTGCCGACCGAAGCGGAATGGGAGCAGGCCGCAACCCACACCCGGAACCGGACCGGCAATTTTGCTGAGAGCGGTTATTTGCAACCCGTTGCCGCGGAGGCTGGCAGTGCGAGCAACCCGAATGACGCGCCGTTGCAGATGTTTGGCGATGTCTGGGAATGGACGGGCAGCGCCTACCGGCCCTATCCGGGGTTCAGGACTCTGGCCGGCAGTCTCGGTGAGTACAACGGCAAATTCATGTCCGGGCAGATGGTACTCAGGGGAGGGTGCTGTGCCACACCGGCCAGCCATATCCGCCCCACGTATCGAAATTTCTATCCCCCATCGGCCCGCTGGGCCTTTTCAGGATTCAGACTTGCCAGGGAGGCCACCCGATGAACGCGGCAGAGATTCATTTTCACAATCAGCTGACTGAAGACCATTGCCCCACCATGGCGGAAGAAGTGCTCGCGGGATTCACCTCGAAACCGAAGTACTGTTCCCCAAAATACTTTTACGATCAGAAAGGTTCAGTGCTTTTCGAGAAAATATGTGAACTTCCTGAGTATTATCCCACCCGCACCGAGGAAGCTATTCTGACCCGTGCCATGCCCGAGATCGCAGCCCTGGCCGGCGAGAATGCAACCCTGGTGGAATTCGGCTGTGGTGCCAGTCGAAAAGTACGGCTGCTACTGGAATCCATGTCGGTGCAACGTTATCTGGGTATCGATATATCACGGGAGTTCCTGCTCGAAAGCACCCGACGTCTGGCGGCAGACTATCCCTGGCTGGAAGTCCACGCCGCCTGTGCCGACTTTACCCGGGGCTTAGCCCTGCCAGAGGCGATCGATCCCCAGCGATTGGTGGGTTTCTTCCCCGGATCGAGCATCGGCAATTTTACGCCGGACGCCGCAGAGGGCTTTCTTGACAGCCTGCATCGATTGCTGCCACCGGGCAGTGGATTGTTAATCGGCGTTGACCTGGTGAAGGACCATCAGACACTGGAAGCTGCCTACAATGATGCAGACGGCATTACCGCAGAGTTCAACCTGAACCTGCTTGACCGTTTCCAGCGGGAACTGGGGATCGCCTTCCGTCGGGAATTGTTCCGTCACCGAGCTTTTTTCAACGCAGAAAAATCCCGCATCGAGATGCACCTGGAAAGCCGGATTGCTCAGGTTCTGCAACTGAATGGGCACACCATCCGTTTCCGCGAGGGTGAATCGATCCACACGGAGAACTCCTACAAATATTCTGTGCCGGGCTTTCAGAGGCTAGCCGCCCGGGCCGGTTTCGCGAGCCGCAAGGTGTGGATGGACGAGCATGGCCTGTTCAGCGTGCATTACCTTACAGCCTCCCCGGGCGAGTAAACTCAGTGCCCTGCGCTTGCTCCCGCTGCACCGTGCACGCCTTCGACGTAGTGGATGTAGCTGACGTAGTCAGTGACGAACTCACGACCCTCCTCTACGCTTTGGTCGGCGCGCGCCCGAGCGTTTCGTGCCTCTTCATAACGCTCGCGAATACCATCTTCGATCTTGCGGGTGATGTTTGCGACCAGGCGATCAATCTGTCCGTTCTCCAGCGCCGCATCCGCCGCCATCAGCCCCGGGTCGATCTGCCCGGAAGGCTTGATGCCGGTGAACGGCGCACCCTCCGAGGCACGATGAACCTTCACGAGCGTGGCGAACAGATGCCGGTCGGCGATGTTCCGCGCGGTTTCGTTCTGGCCCCTGACTTTGCGCACGTCAGCGAACACACGCCTGATTTCTGCCTCGTCCTCGGCGGGGACCCATTTCAGCAGAGGCGTAACGTCACCCGCCTCCAGCGCTGTGCGGGCCTCGGTAATCACCGGGCCATCCAGAGCATCGCAATGGGCATGGGCGCTGCCAGCAAATACCAGGCTGAAGATGCCGACCGCAGCTGCGGAAAAGACGGTTCTACGTAGTTTGGTTTTCATGGACATTCTCCTCGTAGTGCGTTGATTCTCGCGATCACCGAATTAGGTACCGCTTGGAAACCAGCCTAGGGAGAAACTCTCGGAAAAGCGTTCGCGTGCGTGAACTCGGCCCTCCGTCATGACCTCGAAAAAAATCACGTAAAATCAGTTGACTGGAGGTTCGAACTTCCCGAAAACCGAAACTCGAACCGATTGGCGTGGCGTTCAGGGCTGAGGCTCGTCACCAATGTTCCCGTGGAGGGCACGATGGCGATATTCACTGGGAGTGAGCCCGGTATCGTTCTTGAAGGCGGTGTTGAATACAGACTTCGAGTTGAAGCCCGAATCGTACATGACTTGCAGGATATTAGACGTGTTGGCCGGATCGGCCAGTCGTGCTTTCGCCTCCTCCAGGCGATGGCTGCTGACGAACTCGAAAAAATTGCACCCAAAGCCCTGGTTGATCACCCGCGAGACTTCTCTTGGGGGCGCATCGACTTTTCGCGCGAGCTGCTCCAGGGTCAGGTTAGAGTAAAGGTGCGGCTTTTTCTCGCGCATCTGCCACTCCAACCGGTCCTTCAGTGCTTGATCAAACTGTGGTGCCGTCTCCTCCGCCAACAACGCAGCCTGGTCGGCTGCAAGTCCAGAGAAGATGACCGGTTGGCGAAGGGAATTCACCATCAAGAAGTTGATGAATACGAATCCGGTCACGGCGCCGGCACCGGCGACCCACTCCGTTCCCGGCGCGTTTCTGAAGACGTGTGCGGTGAGGCAGTAGAGCATACTCACCGTCCAGGCCACCGCGTAGCCGATCAGGAGCATCCGCAGCCACGCCAGTTGCTTGTTCTCGATGCTGGAAAATATCTGCCGAAGGCCGATGCCGAAGCGGGTGATTGCGCGAATCGTGGCGTACAGGTAACCGAGAAAGACAGCGTGGATCGCCACTGCGAGGAGGGGGGAGGTCAGCACGCCCGGATGGTCACGCTCCAGCAGAATCCGCACTTTGGTCCCGGTTGGCTGCAGATAATACTCGACCAGAAAAATGGCGCCGACAACCCAGAACAGCAGGGTATGCACGAGGTGCTCCTTGCGCAACCGGAAGTCCTGATACATCAGCGACTGCGCATACAGATAGAGTGTCCCCGCTTGCAGAAGCCCGATGAGCGTCCCGAGGTAGGCGAAGTTCGGGTGTTCGAGCGCGAGCCCGCTGCTGTAGAGGAAGATTTCACCAAGCCCGGCGGCAAAGAAAACCAGCGTAGCGACCAGGAGACGATTGCTGACGAGCCCGACGTTGGAGGGAAGCAGCAGAAAAATGGCCAGACTCAGGGACTGAATGATGCTCGTCAGTAACACCAGGTCGGTAAGTGTCAGATACATGCCACATTCAACTCCGCCTCAAAGCCGTCCTGCCGTCCTGTTGCCGGCGACCGCAAATGCATTGTCATACCTGCACCCGTGGCAATCGCATCGGCAATTGCCAGGCCCAGGCCGGAACCCGTCGCATGTGTTTTTGAACGTGCAAACCGGTTGCGTAACAGGGCGAGCTGGTCCGGGGGAATGAGGTTACCGCCATTGCGCACCCTTAACGTTCCGTCCGCTGCCATGCTGACCTCAACGGGCTGTTCCCGGGAGCCATGCTTGATCGCATTCTCAATCAGGTTACGAACCAGGATGGCGAAGGCATCGGGATCAAGGAAGGAGGTCACTTCGCTCTCGGGCAGGGTCAGCGTAATGCGCCCCGGGGCCTGGCTTTCAAAATCACTGACAATCATTGCCAGTATGGGCACGAGATCGTGCCGACTTTGCGATATGGCGCCGCCTCCTTCGGCTTTCGCCAGTTCGAGCAGTTTTCCGGACAGGACCGACAGGCTGCGCAGAGATTCCTCAATGTCGGCAATATCAGCTTTCAGTTGGTCACTTTGAATCCGGGTTTTCAGCCGCTGTATTTTGGCGAGTGCTGTTGCCAGGGGTGTCCTTAATTCATGGGCACTGTTCGCGGTAAAACTCCGTTCTGTCTCCAGAGCGCGGTGCAATCGTTCCAGCAGCCGATTGACGGCCAGGGCAATAGGCTCAAATTCCCGTGGTAACTGATCGCCGGCAACGGGTGAGAGATCTCCGGCGCCACGAGATTCTATGGACTGCTGGAAATCGACGACCTTGCGCAGGGAAAGCCGGACGATCCACCAGATACCCAGCAGGCTGACCGGGATCAGGAA
Above is a genomic segment from Marinobacter panjinensis containing:
- a CDS encoding EAL domain-containing protein; the protein is MNHKSLENLLPEPLLLLSAQGRVVDMNHAARKAFTALENGHQLHELANDPARLDSSIRLWVRSGDFIRGLVTISSSIGERYITYGARLRADRGSPAQVIVRCYVESKANQRFVEITRRVNALNREIACRKRVESQLFAEKELAQVTLHSIGDAVITTDKEGRINYLNPVAEALTGWSEAEARGLLMPEVFRIINEQTREPVENPVVRVLASGQTVGLASQTVLLHRDGTEFAIEDSAAPIRDRNGRLIGTVMVFHDVTHARRLAAEVSYQASHDNLTGLLNRHAFEQRLRSLLEEPVGLDGSHSLMFLDLDQFKVINDTCGHMAGDALLRVLGPVFKKHLRQSDLLARLGGDEFGVLLQDCPAPVAKRIARALKAELEDLNFTWEGKPFRVGLSIGQVNFSDNSWSLADLLSAADNACYLAKENGRNRIHLYSMDDQALARRFRQTQWVGRISEAFEENRFRLHCQAIVPTSVSSAQPEEGAHFELLLRLHDKDGKLVLPMAFIPAAERFSLMVRIDRWVLQTAFAKLAKAGPGNVATCSINLSGASLGDEGFLPFINECFARFDVSPRIICFEITETEAIANLTKARFIIQSLKTLGCRFSLDDFGSGMSSFGYLKNLPVDYLKIDGTFIRNLVSDPIDHAMVTAINNIGHVMGLKTIAEFVESASVLRVLNELGVNYVQGYYIARPEPLETYLAKLKSPASQGLGIAKTGL
- a CDS encoding isocitrate/isopropylmalate family dehydrogenase is translated as MDRRINVTSPLVILHGDEMAQVAFEQILEKFVTARLDIRLEEIDLSAEHRLLTNGQAVTDAIDALQRHGVGVKNAGMTVNRQQLEELLRKHPDVDSDNLHPLATKSPNGAIRKGISGNITREDIQFRNLNIRRPDWIGRDIEVDTMECGGIKDSFNQLSQATGVVKLMFVGRSGDPVELHRREVRKGDPWLLATNDVEDVKAWAHRFFQRAIDEKRDVYLGLKDTVIPGYDGAMRTVIEDIYTSDYRKQIKELGLNYYYELIDAQAARIVSNPPERALWGVPDNTTGRKLFKLVNHLREFGIPSRGAHVSISRMSAGGGDQYGSFNMPAQEDGILKVIVDGDEKHARRVMKGDPILLMSNDREAIKDWVSQVFRDASRKDKEVYFGLKREYMEYDEVFSDVITEVRRELARDHTPPPSFMIMRPSSQLKKMITDPPRNALYPSQNLDGDIFSDISAALGGSLATASSIIESKDGTMLFEAPHGTAHDLYLKYLESDGRDAHFNPSALIFALANALETLGEREGNAPLSEYAINLKAALTDTVDRGIVTADLKGKTVDPDSEQVVDMAGFLDAVEAALQ
- the egtB gene encoding ergothioneine biosynthesis protein EgtB, with translation MSHAEQLYPTLVVEANSPEDWLDAFREVRLASEQLCSPLETEDYVIQSMDDVSPPKWHLAHVTWFFEAFLLKPFLKGYVPLNEAYDHLFNSYYETHSNPFPRPRRGLLSRPTVANVYRYRRYVDDAMGLLLNNPPAEHSQAIAERVCLGIHHEQQHQELLAMDIKHILAQNPLQPVYSKRLQAPPGGQPMPMGWRAYEGGLVTIGLKEDGVEFAFDNERPAHRQYLEPFELATRPVTNQDYIRFMEQGGYQDPALWLSDGWHLIRENGWTAPLYWARDGEQWYQFTLTGWRKVDPLAPVCHVSFYEADAFARWAGARLPTEAEWEQAATHTRNRTGNFAESGYLQPVAAEAGSASNPNDAPLQMFGDVWEWTGSAYRPYPGFRTLAGSLGEYNGKFMSGQMVLRGGCCATPASHIRPTYRNFYPPSARWAFSGFRLAREATR
- the egtD gene encoding L-histidine N(alpha)-methyltransferase; its protein translation is MNAAEIHFHNQLTEDHCPTMAEEVLAGFTSKPKYCSPKYFYDQKGSVLFEKICELPEYYPTRTEEAILTRAMPEIAALAGENATLVEFGCGASRKVRLLLESMSVQRYLGIDISREFLLESTRRLAADYPWLEVHAACADFTRGLALPEAIDPQRLVGFFPGSSIGNFTPDAAEGFLDSLHRLLPPGSGLLIGVDLVKDHQTLEAAYNDADGITAEFNLNLLDRFQRELGIAFRRELFRHRAFFNAEKSRIEMHLESRIAQVLQLNGHTIRFREGESIHTENSYKYSVPGFQRLAARAGFASRKVWMDEHGLFSVHYLTASPGE
- a CDS encoding DUF6448 family protein; this translates as MKTKLRRTVFSAAAVGIFSLVFAGSAHAHCDALDGPVITEARTALEAGDVTPLLKWVPAEDEAEIRRVFADVRKVRGQNETARNIADRHLFATLVKVHRASEGAPFTGIKPSGQIDPGLMAADAALENGQIDRLVANITRKIEDGIRERYEEARNARARADQSVEEGREFVTDYVSYIHYVEGVHGAAGASAGH
- a CDS encoding helix-turn-helix domain-containing protein, with protein sequence MYLTLTDLVLLTSIIQSLSLAIFLLLPSNVGLVSNRLLVATLVFFAAGLGEIFLYSSGLALEHPNFAYLGTLIGLLQAGTLYLYAQSLMYQDFRLRKEHLVHTLLFWVVGAIFLVEYYLQPTGTKVRILLERDHPGVLTSPLLAVAIHAVFLGYLYATIRAITRFGIGLRQIFSSIENKQLAWLRMLLIGYAVAWTVSMLYCLTAHVFRNAPGTEWVAGAGAVTGFVFINFLMVNSLRQPVIFSGLAADQAALLAEETAPQFDQALKDRLEWQMREKKPHLYSNLTLEQLARKVDAPPREVSRVINQGFGCNFFEFVSSHRLEEAKARLADPANTSNILQVMYDSGFNSKSVFNTAFKNDTGLTPSEYRHRALHGNIGDEPQP
- a CDS encoding sensor histidine kinase — encoded protein: MTNKTSLQKSLGIGLTLGVTLLWLLGVTASGLVAQHEMNEVFDSALEETAQRILPLAVTDILNRENGARNQRAPALKDHDEYLTYLVRDRQGNLLLQSHDADPRVFGPLPQEGFSNTSTHRIYGASAVSETIYLEVAEPLAHRREAALEAGLALLMPLTFLIPVSLLGIWWIVRLSLRKVVDFQQSIESRGAGDLSPVAGDQLPREFEPIALAVNRLLERLHRALETERSFTANSAHELRTPLATALAKIQRLKTRIQSDQLKADIADIEESLRSLSVLSGKLLELAKAEGGGAISQSRHDLVPILAMIVSDFESQAPGRITLTLPESEVTSFLDPDAFAILVRNLIENAIKHGSREQPVEVSMAADGTLRVRNGGNLIPPDQLALLRNRFARSKTHATGSGLGLAIADAIATGAGMTMHLRSPATGRQDGFEAELNVACI